The stretch of DNA AGTGGAGAGCATATGTATATTACCATTGTCTATGGGTTCAATGATCAAGCCTTTGGGAGAGAATTATGGGAGGATATAAGAAGGCTATGTAATCAGACACATAGACCATGGGATATAATAGGGGACTTCAGTTGTGTCCTATATAGAGAGGAGAAGATTGGAAGACCAGTCACTGTGGCAGAAAGAAAGGAGTTTAGGAATTGTGTAAAAACTTGAGACCTACGCGACCTAAGATCAACAAGGTCTTACTTCACTTGGAATAATAAACAAGAAGGGGATAACAAAGTCATGAGCAAGATAGACAGAGTATTAGTAAAAAGTGAATGGATGTCTCAACTCCTTGCTTCCACAATTCATTATATGGAAGAATGGTTGTATGATCATAGCCATGCTATTATCAGCTGGGAAAGAGGAGGAAACAGAATGAAGAAATAGTTCAAGTACTTTAATATGTGGAGTCTGGCACCAGACTTCATGACAAAAGTGGAGGAAAGTTGGCAGCTGGAGATTATAGGGACTAAGCAATATCAATTGGTGGGGAAATTGAACCGGCTGAAAAGAGTTTTAATGAATATTAACAGGAGTAGGTTCAATGAGGTGGAGAAGAAAGCAGACCAAGCAAAGGAGGAACTTCTAGCATGCCAAGCTAGAGGAAGTTCGCACAGGAGTACAGTAATTGGGAAGAAGCTAGATGTCAATTTCTGAAGCAAAAGAGTAAAATGCAATGGGCAATACAAGGTGACCAAAATACCAGGTTCTTCCATAGTTTTATGAAAGCCAGGAGGAACACAAATAGGATATTTTCAATAAGGGATATAAATGGGAAAAACATTACAGAGGTGGAGAGGATTGCAAAAACATTCACTGATTTCTACACTACTATATTGGGTACAAGCAGAGGGGGTAGAGATCATGTTTGTAGCAAATTAGTAAAAAGAGGATCTGTGGTGACTGAGGAGAGCAGAAAGATACTGGAGGCTACATACTCAGAGAAGGAGGTGAAACATGCATTACGGGCAATTGCAAGGGATAAAAGCCCTGGCTCGGATGGATATGGGAGCCAATTCTTCAAAGATAGTTGGAGAATAACAGGGAAGGACCTAACTGCGGGGGTGTTGGAGTTTTTCAAAACTAGAAAACTATTACATGTGTTGAATAACAGAGTGATCACCCTTGTCCCCAAAAGGTACACATGCAGACTCTGTAGGTGATTATAGACCTAAAGCTTGTTGCAATACTGTCTACAAGGTTATATCAAAGATGTTGTGCCTGAGATTATGGAAAATGTTGCTTGAAATAATCTCAGCAAATCAAAGTGCGTTTGTAGAAGGAAGGTCTATTGCTCAAAACATTCTAATTTGTGAGGATTTAGTACGACTCTATAACAAGAAGAACACTACCAAAAGCTTCCTTATAAAAATTGATCTCAAGAAAGCTTATGACTCGGTGGAATGGGAATTTGTAGAAGATATGTTGTATGTACTGAACTTTCCTTGCAAATTCATTCGTTGGATAATGACATGCATTACAACAACACAATATACAATTGCTATCAATGGTGGCATATATGGAAACATTACAGGGAAGAAAGGACTAAGACAAGGTGGCATAGTGGCTATAGCTGGAAAAAAGGGGCTATGGAGGACTGGCCTTGGAGAGGGTGAGTATGCAATGGAATGAACATGCCTAAGCACAACTTCATTTGTTGGCTAGCAGCACACAAGCGACTCCTGATAAAGGATAGACTGAAGCATATGGTCATTAGACAATTTATGTGTGATATGTGGTAATGAAGAGGAAACAATTAAACACCTATTTTTCAAATGTCAATTATCGAAAGAATACTTGGGAGATATCATGAGATGGCTGAATATTGGCGCAACTAACACAGACTTTCGAGGACTAGACAGAAAGATGACAAGgtaaattaaaggaaaaatgtGCAGGGCATTTGTGCTAGCAACATTAGCGGTTGTGGTGTACTATATATGGAAAGAAAGAAATATAGCATTGTGGGAACAAAAGGTCCTAAGGCCCGGGCACCTATGCAGCCAGATAAAGCAGGTTTGCAAGCACAAAGTTTATAAAGTATTGGGAAGAAAACACTCAAGTTAGGACAAAGCTTGGATTGAAACACTCTATAGATAAAGAATGTATAGGTGAGAATTGTATATATGTGGATAGAAAGTAGGAAAATAGGAATAGAAACATACCATTAGAGAGGAGGGCTATGATGCATATGTAAACCTAATTTGTAAGTGTAGGTCAGGTTATAAATAAAATCTTTTCTGcttcaccaaaaaaaaaaaaaaaagatctgaGATTTAGAATTGATTTAAGCCTACTATTTTCCCTTAAATTATTCCACTCAAATAAAAATTACTATTAATAACCTGGATTACTAGTCACCGAGGGTCCCACCAAAGTGGAGCTGCTCGCCTAGTAAATTAACTAGTACTCCATCCTTTTAGAATTTAGCATTAAAATATTCCTCGTTTATTATGTGGCGACTAAAACAAAAAATCTCTCAAACATAAAATAGTTGTAATAGAAAGCTATCACACAAAATTCATATATACTTTTCACACAGTGTTTTCTTCACTTTAGTTTAGAAGCATGTGATACAGAAATTAGTAATACAGGAGGATTGTACTATCAAAAATAGTAATATGGAATGTGCTGTGGGGATTAGTAATGTATAGATTAAAGTACAAGTATTATAATATAGAAATTATTTATTATTGGATGTTCTATTTTTGTACCAAAAGttattatatatattaataaGAATATGCTTTTAATTTTTAAAACAAATGTAATAGGTACTTGTTACGGCATTAAGGGTTATTTTTGCCATTTGATTGGGTTTATTCATGTATTACTAATCATATATCGTATTTCTATTCTACAATCTATCTTGCATGCAAATAACGTACAAATTGCCGCATTACTTATGTGTGGAAAGAAAAATTGAAACTAAATATTATATGTAGTATACTAATGTTAATGTGGAAAATGCAACAATACCAAATATCGGTTGGTGTTTTTGTTCCCAACTTGTGTACCAAACAGTGGCGGAGTCATATGTATGGTTGTCAACTAACACCTCTTTGTATAGCTAGGAAatgtttttatgtatatatattatatatattattgttttGGACTTATTTGTGAGTTTATTTGTGTTTTGATAGTTAGTGAAAATTTTAGCTCCACGTGTCACTGCATTTATCACAAATTCACAATCACCAACCAAGAATATACTTAAAAAAGAGTGGGAAAAGTGCATTTGTCCTTTTCATGAGCTCGCTTACGTTTGCACGTGTGTTTTTTAGCAGCCATTTATTTCGTCAAAAACCATATGAAAGCTGTAGGAAGTGTTCTAGAAACCTCAAAGAACCCaacattaataaaaataaaaactctctcttacttttcttctttctttccttccgCTCGCATCACATGACCCGAAAAATTCCTTAATCCACATGATTGACAAAACGCGGTCTATTTTTATTCACTTTTAGAATACCGGCCATTTTGTTGACTAAACTTAACCAACAAGGAAAATTAAAACAACAATACTACTATTAAATAGTCCTAAAACTGTCATGCATTTGTGAAACACGCAAAAGTCAGAAACAAGCTTTAACTCAAACCTATATATGTGAAGCAAAACCAACCCAAGTGTATCATATATCCTCTTACTTCTAAGTTCTCACATTTctttcaaagtttcaaacttagTATACAAGAAACTCTTTGTATTTTTGTTCTTGATTTCATATTAtaactttgaattaatttttCAATACAACATGACTGGCATTAAAAGAAGCAGAGAAGAGGACAGGCAAGTGGAAGCAGAAGCCATGGCTAACTGTGCCTTAATGCTATTGTCTCgtttaaacaacaacaacaacacgactTCAACAGATCGAGATTATCACAATGATTTCGAATGCAACACTTGCAATAAACGCTTTCCATCTTTTCAAGCTCTTGGCGGCCACCGTGCAAGTCATAAACGGCCAAGATTACTTGCCGGAGAATTTCTTGTGCAATCAAAAAAGAATAAAATGCATGAATGTTCTATTTGTGGTATGGAGTTTTCTTTGGGTCAAGCTTTAGGTGGTCACATGAGACGTCACCGTGATGAAATTAATAATACTTCAGCGGCAGCCGGAAAGACGATGATTCCGATGTTGAAGAAGTCAAATAGCAGCAAGAGAATTTTCTGCGGCTTGGACTTGAACTTAACCCCTGATGTAGATGTTGAACTGAAGTTATGGCCGACGGCACCAGTTTTATCTCCTGTTTTGAGAATCTTTATTTAAGTCCCTTTTCGTAGTTAACCTTTTAGGATTAGCAGAAATTGATTTGCTAATTTTTTTCGGCTTCTGCCCTTGTATATTTCCTGAATATGCCGCACTTTGCGCGGTTGTATAAAAGATAACTAAGCAAATCAAGTTACTTATAAGACCTAATTGGATTTGTTTTTCCAAAATGGAGTTTGATAATTTATACACTTAGAAGAATACTAATTttattaaaattcttaatttacGTGAACTAATTCTTCTTTGGATAGATCAGAGTAGGTGCGGGTATCGGTCGGTTCGGTTCGATGTGAATATTATTGGTTCAGTATATCGGTTATCGGTTTATAAATATGCTAAACCAATAACCGAACCGATAAAATATCGGGTATCGGTTTGTCGGTTATCGATCCTTATCGGTTCGGTTATCGGTTTACCCAATAAGAATAAAAAATATCCAAAAATTTCATCTTCTTTTAATAGAAATCGTGATCGTATTGTTGAGAGAAAGGAACTGAATTTTTGCGCTTAAAAAAAAGGTTAAATTTCATTTTTAGAAAAGAAAACTTTTTTTGTATTTGAAAATCTCAATGAATGATCTCAATTTTCAAAGTTATAAGTTAGTAGGAATAAGGAATAAGACATTCGACAATCTAATCTTACTAATTATCTCACTGCGATGGGCATAAttcacaaaaaaaataataaaatcataatCTTGTAAATACTAAAGAATCAGTGCAACAAAAGAAACAAATAGAAAAACTAAAAatttgaacaattaattctttaaagtttaaaattaaaaatcTTAACCAAAGAATTAAGATGAGAAATTCAGAAAAATTTAAAACTTACACTAAGGATTAAGGTCTGAAGATAAAGAGTAACTGTCGAGAGAATTGAGAGAATAATTGAATGAAACCGTAAGGTGACTTTATATACTTAGTAGGTAAAATTATAAATTTGTTAAAGCTTATTGGGTTATTGGTTAAACCGTTAATAAATTGGGCAAACTGAGATCcgaaccgataacccaatagtCAAATAATATTAAACCGTTATCAAACTATTTACCCATTAACCCGACATCAATAACCCAACAGTATTTTATCGGTTTGGGCTATCGGTTATACTCTGTATATGCCCAGCCCTAGATCAGAGCTTCTGAAAACTGAAGATAGTATTTACAGTTTTATCATCTAGTGAAGTAGGAGTCAAACTTCAAGAttgttatttttttctatttcttttccAGATAATTTTTTTGTACGGCAAATATAGTAATATGTTAGCAggtgaaaataaaaaattagttgTTGACAACTTATCCACATCCCAAATTCATCTGCCATCGAATGATTGGGTTGTTGTCGGGCCACGACACTATGAGTTTATTGAACGCGTATTTGAGGTGCAAAATAGCTCGAAAAATAGCGTTGGTCTTAAAAGTATCATTTGGTCCTAGAATTGCATGCAATTAATTACGGTATTACAATAGTTGGGTGCACTAAGTTTACTtgtgaaataaaaaagaaaacaagaGAATTGGTacttttcttttcattatttTCTTCACGTAAATAACTATATCACAATATGATTGCAGTAACTTGTTCAGAGTCATACTAATGCAGCAACAAATATATAAAACCAATAGAATACATAATAGTGAACTACAAATGTATAATAACGGCGGACTACATGTCATGACCgagaaaaaaagaagtaaaaaagtCATTAAAGCTTACAAAACATATACGGTATAAAAGAAGAAACATGATCAGAAAAATCAAACTACCGTCTCATCTAAGAAAATTATGTGTAAACTAATCAGTTCACCCTGTTTTCTTACATTGACGGAGTTTCACGTCTGATAAAGTACTCGAATCGCTGCAGTCCAATCATCTATATTACCATTTAACTCGGAAAGAAAATGGTACTCTATTACAATAGAACAATAAAAGATCAAGTTAGAGGTGGTTCAATACATATGTAATGcacaaaattatattaaaaataagatgAAGCATAGAGATTAGTATGAATTATTGTGCATATTAATCAGATAACGTGGGAAGAAAATTTCAAACAAAGGTACAGAAGTAAGTAAATGAAAATGGCAATGAGTTTTGCATGTAATGAGATGGGATATTTGTGATGAATACAAGCAACAAAACGAAGGACACACCAGCCCAATTGAAACAATTTAATAGGTGCAATATTTATTGATACCTATTTTCTAGGCCCTAGAGTATAGCTTCCGCCTTACCTGGTCTGATACAGAACCACAGATATCATAAAATTTGGTTCAATACAATTGAATAAAACTGTACATTCACGCTGTATACTGGAGTTCACATTGTACATTCACATTGTATACGATGTGCATcgaaaaaatagccagatttacaagtaataattgaaaaatagtcacaatttcaaaagtaatcgaaatttagctaattttcatgtaaagataaatttgaacgaaaacactgttcaaaattcggaaaatattcccgcataatatactggagttcaagttttttacatgtgaacttccagcataatatactggagttccagcataatatattggtccagcataatatgctggaagttcatacacatgtgcaccaatctccagtatattatgctggaactatccgtattgcagcaaaatagtgattattttttaatgactttgctcacgctgattattttttaattatcaatcCGAAAATTGGCTAGCCCCAAAAAATTGCACAAATTTAGCAACGGATAATAAAATTATTAAACAAATGAAGGAGATAAGACATGGACAAAGGGGGAAAGTTGGTGCTGAAATACTACTCCCGAGAAATATATATCCTAATACACCAAAAAAAAATGAGTAAGAGAGTAGTATATATCTCATTACCACCCTCAAGTATTGCAAAGCCAGTATATTTAAGAAATGTAAAGAGAAAATTTGAGAAGACCATGATACAACTTCAATGTTGTGCATGTGAGAATTTGAAGAAACATTACAATTGAGTTCATGATTACCAATTACAAAACATCTATTCCGAGAGCGTTTGATTCCTGAGAGCTTTCAAGTTTTTATAATCCTTCTTCACATAATTTTTCTCATGGTTAGCAAATCTCAGAAACCGATTGAAAATaaaaaacaacaaaataaaaatttgaaattagaAAGATTTTgtgtgaaaaaaaaaagaatagaagaagTTGTTAAGTTACAACAGAGTTGGTTCTGGAGGCACTACATATTCTTACTGTTGAAGAAGCCTTTCATTACATAAAGACGCAATTTTACTTATGTCTTATGGTCCTTCTCATGCAATATAGATACTGATTAACATTTTGCTCATAGTTTTTTAATTACAAAGCGATCACTTTTGAGGGTTTACCATTTATTTTCCATGAACATCACAACTTTTTATATTATCTTTGATATAACACTCCACCATGGAGGAAGAGCATAGTAAAATAGATACATGCACGTACTTGCTCCGGTATTGTACATACTCAAAACCAAAATACAACCACAAGGGCATCAACAATTCGAGATGTTGATATAACGGATGTGAAGCATCAACAATTTAGGACGTTGATATAATAGATGCCGATTGATAGTTATGTTTTTCCAACAAACTTGTAATATAAGACCatgaaatatttttgtaaaaaaaaaaaactcaaatataAGAGCATCAAATTTAAAATACTAACCTTGATCAGATTCGGCGTACATGCGGCAAAAAATAGTAACAAAAAAAACTTGTAATATAAGGCCATAAAATGTTTTAAAGAAAAACACAAATATAAGAGCATAAAATTTAAAATACTAACCTTGGTTCAGAGTCTGTGTATGCGGCAAAAAAGAGTAACAAAGACGGGTGTGCAAATTGTAAACTAACTAATAGAGATAATTTAGAAAGAGaaaatatctctctctctctctctctctctctctctctctctctctctctctatatatatatatatatatatatatatatatatatatatatatatatatatatatatataaacacgaATATTTTACCCTAAATATTGAACGACCCCAAAATATTAACGGACTTTTATACCCTTAAAgcattaaattatttgttataaaGATAATCCCATGTTGGATAAAATAGTAATATGTTGACTTTGCCTAACAGTAGACGTTGAATTTAACTAAAATTTTAGCTAACATGAACTTATATGAACTTCTAATACTAATCTACTTTGACCTTCTATTCGTAAACCTATAATTACACAAATTAGATTCTTTCTCAAAAAGCACTAACTTCATCGTTTCAGAGGGTTATGAGTTTTGAGCTTTGGCACTAAATTTCTGACATGGCTGTTGTATGGTCTGCGTAAACATAGTAAGTGATTTCTTGCAATTGGTATATGAAAACAAGGTTTATTATTGATATGTTGTCATTCTAACTTTAATATTCTATATTTAGTTGTTACGGAGTTTGCTAACCTTGATTTATACAGTTTGcagtttaaaaaataaatttgataATTAATATACGATAAAATTGGCTTTATTATTGCAGGTTCCGGTTAGGATCTCATGCTGAACTGAATATGATATGTGAAAAACTGAAACATGATAGTTATTATAATCACATGAATATTAGCaagctaaatgttgaacgacaaaAATATTCTCTAAATATCATCTCATTAAAGGTAAAATGATAAgtttataattaaaatatatttaaatataaaatatgtcattctttttttAACGAACTAAAAAAATGTGCAATATAAAATGGAACGGAGCAAGTATATTATTCTAAAAATATGAATATGAAAAAGAAATTTAGATACGATCCAATTTTCATATATAAGTTACTCAATATTAGATACTCAAAATCTAGAAATAAGTCCACTTTAACACAAGTAtccaatttaaaatatttataatatttaacTCAAATTGAACAGTGGATACTcattaaataatatttaatacttatatAATTAAATAAGAAAGTATATAAAAAGATTATAGCAATATATTTAATATAGGAGTCCAAAAATAAAGACACTCTCATTCTagtcataataataaaattaatgaacataatccaaagtaatCAAATTAACAACAAAATTTTGACTATTAGGCGCAgctaaatatgaaatagagtatCCACTTTTACatgtgtttacccttaaaaatatGCACACTCGAAATTTTCAGGTATCTTTTTAATTATGTAACTAACCTTGAGAAGGTAAACAATATTATTTGAGATTATTGTTTATTATTTTCAATACGCATTTCTCGTGCGACGCACGAACATAgagactagttatattaaaagtacgaatgcccttagcgaaatgtcgttcgtcttttttatcaTTTTAAAATAAAGTTCGCATTggataaaatagtaatttaattatttttttaatatttaagaatagtcatttaattactTTCCTAATTTATAggcttttaaaataaaataaattttatgtattaaatttttCTTATTTGCACTATGTGATATACCATATTTGTAAAAGAAAAGAACACCAAAAATATTCAAAGTAGGAAACCTACGCCTTAGAGTTCCTACTTCTAGGAGTCTTTATTCTTTATCATAAAAAGTTAATTAATAATAGCAATATTACTAACTCCACCATATTATCCCCACAAAACTAATATGCAAGGGACGCAGCCACAATTATTCGGTGTTTGGATCAATCGAGCATGTTTGTCTTAATTGCACTTATGTGTATAGTTCTAAATTTTCTTATTCATATAACGAATTATGAAGACTGATGTTTGTTGTAAGTTTCTTATCTGCTTCCCTATCTTATTGGTTTTAAACATTTATCTTGACGCTTAAGTCCCATCTACTTCTATCATTGAGGAGTCCAACCCCTACTCGCAAGATTAAGTTTCCCAAAACCTAAAGCTCTTGGATTTTTTAATCTTTGGAAGCATGGTTATTTGGCTCCAACTTAGTTTTTGGTTTCGAACTTCCAGTGATAACGACATGAACTATATGTTGTAATATCtaggattttgaaaattttaatatttaggatttaaaattaaattttatcTTAAAAAATCCTTCCAAAGATTTAACACTTTATAATTAACTAAGATTTTATAAACAATTTTTTATTAGTGGAATTTCATTGAATAATCGTGTTTGCAAAAGAATTTTTTTGCTAAATAAATTTCAATTTGAATAGAAGTCAGTATATTGGACAATTCTTCGTCTCACAAGTAAAGCAGATGTTGGCAGTGATGAGGAAGGGACAGGGAAGAAACCGAAGATGATTTTCATTGATGATACCAAATTTTACTCTGATTCTAACGAAaaagaaaatttttattttccacCAATATCACCTTATTTATTTACAAATTATGAAAGACCAAGATAAAGTACTGACGATTTTGAGAAGAGATAAGAAATATGGTGGAAAATTGAAGCATAAAATTTAGGAAGAGAGGATGCAAATTGAACGATGAAATAATCATTAAATGATAATTAATACTTATACGATTAAATAAGGAagcatatataaaaattataacaaTATATGTAATATAGGAGTCCTAAAATAAAGACACACTCATTTTTGTCATAATAATAAGATTAATGAACATAATCCAATGGAAtcaaattaacaataaaattttgACCATTTAACACAACTAAATATAAAATAGAGTATCCACTTTTAAAACTATTTTTCATTCCAAATTTGATCtttatccaaaaaattattttccagTAGTCCATAAAAGACGTGTTAATTACTATGATAAATATCATATAAAATTCTTCGTTTTCTATTGCATGATTTTTGTCAAAAGAATTATCAAAGTAATAATGCTCAAATTAGATATAAGTTCATGCATTCTTATAAACTTTATTTAAGTTAAATAAATTATGTCCTTAGCCTTTTTATGAACTTTTTCTTTCTACATTCGGGAGAAACAAACACAAATCAAGAAAAAGAATTACctaaatttccatgttaaaaaaaattagaatttggtGAGATTTAAACATAAGCCAACATGCAAGATATTAAAATACAATAAGTTTTACCCGTAAAAGGTAACTGTAATTTTTTGTCGAGATAGTTCTTACTAAAATTagaatatttaaattaaattcattagttttaaatataatattttatagaTTTATATTCATGTGATTTTCTAAAATATTATGTTCATTTAGGTAGGTACATGTGCAACGCGCGTActcaaaaattaataattaaaaaaggGGTGATAATAACTTAGAAAAGAATTAGTATAGTGGTACCCATGAGTATGGCGTGATAAGAAAGAAAATTTAGGACGCGGCTTTTCAGGTTTCGGTGTAGag from Nicotiana tomentosiformis chromosome 11, ASM39032v3, whole genome shotgun sequence encodes:
- the LOC104119077 gene encoding zinc finger protein ZAT12-like — translated: MTGIKRSREEDRQVEAEAMANCALMLLSRLNNNNNTTSTDRDYHNDFECNTCNKRFPSFQALGGHRASHKRPRLLAGEFLVQSKKNKMHECSICGMEFSLGQALGGHMRRHRDEINNTSAAAGKTMIPMLKKSNSSKRIFCGLDLNLTPDVDVELKLWPTAPVLSPVLRIFI